From one Triticum urartu cultivar G1812 chromosome 3, Tu2.1, whole genome shotgun sequence genomic stretch:
- the LOC125544082 gene encoding protein MLN51 homolog has protein sequence MADPPPRDAHPEQSPATEKPPAAPLTPEPEDAAEQDVESEVDEEYVSDPDDALPEMRRREASDDEGSEEGRRPPRARIDPDHDDDGQGAPEDYEGEVEEDEDEEYYDDLLDEEEVGEGLEAEYDDHAVPPKEVTAGQGEEGEKPGEEGAEAEVEADGEEKKEQEPFAVPTSGAFYMHDDRFQEDGRGRRRRMLGGRKLWDAKDDQAWVHDRFEEMNVHEERYEDKRMSRGRFRGRGSGGRTRGTARGFSRGGRYHSYHEDSDNQNQSENQNRPQKIVRGRGPRRYDTIAKNNRDVVGFQRKQPTRSREPAAHSAAAREPGQISNAHSEAVPAKKNVVNSSLNSASPPFYPSGASNQVGAQRRDIQPGGSNKVHPSSMKMDDNMKLQSGPVVRGKGTTDYGGRDRFHAEGPVRPSPARSVGGSSYSSGFASSSINSGQSPNNRAQGGNASIGVPSHNRPTPSFQQTSRVSTQQQNHTSIMHQKSGQAPSQASMRIPTQQLSHRTGNASPSAQHLPARSTESDENGSYPSSNQSKTSEVEKTNKETGRGSFMYGGAQVIGAAGLAQGEQNFPGTPALLPVMQFGGQHPGGLGVPTVGMALPGYVAQQQLGIGNNEMAWLPLLAGAAGAFGGSYPPYITLDPSFYSRSSGQTSSSVPSREGNVNHGAKSPQNDIVTEELDQRQNKHRRYSEMNFSQ, from the exons ATGGCCGACCCGCCGCCCCGGGACGCGCACCCGGAGCAATCCCCCGCCACCGAGAAGCCCCCCGCGGCGCCTCTGACACCCGAACCCGAGGATGCGGCGGAGCAGGATGTCGAGTCGGAGGTGGATGAGGAGTACGTGAGCGACCCCGACGACGCTCTCCCGGAGATGCGTCGTCGGGAGGCCAGCGACGACGAGGGGTCCGAGGAAGGTAGGCGGCCTCCCAGGGCGCGGATCGACCCCGACCACGACGACGACGGCCAAGGTGCCCCGGAGGATTACGAGGGCGAAgtggaggaggacgaggacgaggaatACTACGATGATTTGTTGGATGAGGAGGAGGTGGGCGAGGGGCTCGAGGCGGAGTATGATGACCACGCGGTGCCGCCCAAGGAGGTCACCGCCGGCCAGGGGGAGGAGGGCGAGAAGCCTGGGGAGGAGGGAGCGGAGGCGGaggttgaggctgacggggaagAGAAGAAGGAGCAGGAGCCGTTCGCGGTGCCCACCTCCGGCGCGTTTTACATGCATGATGACCGGTTTCAGGAGGACGGCCGGGGCCGACGCAG GCGAATGCTTGGTGGGAGGAAGTTATGGGATGCTAAAGACGATCAAGCATGGGTGCATGACAGATTTGAGGAGATGAACGTGCATGAGGAGCGCTATGAA GATAAGCGAATGTCAAGAGGCCGTTTTAGAGGTCGTGGTAGTGGAGGTAGGACTAGAGGCACTGCCCGTGGATTTTCAAGAGGAGGGAGGTACCACAGTTATCACGAAGATAGCGACAACCAAAATCAGAGTGAAAACCAGAACCGGCCCCAAAAGATTGTCCGCGGGAGAGGACCCAGACGTTATGACACAATTGCAAAGAACAACCGAGATGTTGTCGGGTTCCAACGTAAACA ACCAACAAGATCTCGCGAACCGGCCGCTCATTCTGCAGCGGCCAGAGAGCCTGGCCAAATTTCAAATGCACATTCGGAAGCAGTTCCTGCTAAGAAGAATGTTGTCAATTCAAGCTTAAATTCTGCGTCACCGCCATTTTATCCCTCTGGTGCCTCAAACCAAGTGGGAGCTCAAAGAAGGGACATACAACCAGGAGGTTCAAATAAGGTTCATCCATCTTCCATGAAGATGGATGACAACATGAAGCTACAATCTGGTCCAGTAGTTAGAGGGAAAGGAACCACGGACTATGGTGGACGAGATAGGTTTCATGCCGAGGGTCCTGTTAGACCATCTCCTGCAAGAAGTGTAGGAGGATCATCATACTCATCAGGGTTTGCATCATCATCAATCAATTCTGGTCAATCCCCTAATAACAGGGCTCAAGGGGGAAATGCAAGCATTGGTGTTCCTTCACATAATCGGCCCACACCATCATTTCAGCAAACTTCCAGGGTTTCTACGCAACAGCAAAATCATACCTCAATTATGCACCAGAAGTCAGGCCAAGCACCTAGTCAAGCTTCAATGAGAATCCCAACTCAGCAGTTGAGCCATCGGACAGGCAATGCTTCACCAAGTGCTCAGCACCTACCTGCTAGATCAACTGAAAGTGACGAGAATGGTTCATATCCTAGTTCAAATCAATCCAAGACATCTGAGGTGGAAAAAACCAACAAAGAAACTGGACGGGGCTCTTTCATGTATGGTGGAGCCCAGGTTATTGGGGCTGCTGGTCTTGCCCAGGGCGAGCAAAATTTTCCTGGCACTCCAGCTCTCCTGCCAG TGATGCAATTTGGCGGCCAGCATCCAGGTGGGCTTGGAGTTCCTACTGTTGGTATGGCCCTCCCTGGCTATGTGGCTCAGCAGCAGCTGGGAATTGGAAATAACGAAATGGCGTG GTTGCCACTATTGGCTGGTGCAGCTGGGGCTTTTGGAGGATCATATCCACCTTACATTACCCTTGATCCAAGCTTTTACTCTAGGTCTTCAGGACAGACGTCGTCGTCAGTTCCATCCAG GGAAGGTAATGTTAACCATGGGGCTAAATCTCCTCAAAACG ATATTGTGACTGAAGAGCTTGATCAGCGCCAGAACAAGCATAGGAG ATACTCAGAGATGAACTTCAGTCAGTGA